GGCATGCAAGACACCAAAAAAGCAATGCTTAATATTTCCTTCTAGAATAATGAGCGGCGCAGTAGAAACCCGGTCAAACGCAAAATATCAGCTGCAACGTATAAGCAATGTCTTTTATATCCGTGGTTGGGGTCATTTGTCAGATTTTACAGAGGCAGGGAACCTTGATGATTTGCATTTGAGTTATTTTCTGTCTCGCTAAAACATTTCGTTGATCATAATTTGTCAAAGCTCGTCAGCCCCAAATCATGACATAATATGCTGTGGCTTACACGTGGCTCAGTAATCAACCTTGATGAAGAATCACCAAATTGCGCAACATCACGTGATTTGATTCCATTTCAAAGCGGCTCTTTGCGATTCTCTCAAGATCCATGAGAAAGCGGAGGCAGAGAGaaaataaggatataaacACATCGCAGCctcaacaacgccaagattACTCACATCAACTGCCGAAACTAAATCGACTTTCATCTCACCGCATCTCAAAACTCTCATCAAAAACTTTGCCGATCTCTGTAGATCAATACCAGCAAAAAAACAAAATGGTGCATCACATCACTTCAAACGATGAGCTTCAAAAGCTCCTCTCGTCAACAACATATGTCGCCGTCGACTTCTTCGCAGACTGGTGTCCCCCCTGCAAAGCCATCGCCCCCGTCTACGAGCAACTCGCCACCAAGCACAGCGTCGACAATGTCCTCGCCTTTGCAAAAGTCAACGTAGACCACGTCCAAGACGCCGCGCGCCAGTACGGCATAACAGCCATGCCAACGTTCCTGTTCTTCAAGGAAGGGAAGCAAGTCGCTGTCAACGGGCAGGTTGAGATCAAGGGCGCTGACCCGAGGACTCTGggggctgctgctgagaagtTGGGGGGACTAGCGCAGAAGAGGGTTTCTGGAGCGTAGAGTGAGGAGGGTTTTGGGGATTTTACTCCTGGGGATCGGCCCGTGGAGTTTGGAATTGTTCTTTGGTCTTGCTTTAGCGTGTTGGCAGGAATGCAGTCATTGTGGAGGGGGAAAAGTTAAGCTGGTGTGATGCTTTGAGTATGGTTAGTGACGGGACAAGGGAATAAGAAACATGTCTGTTTCCGGATGATTGAGTTTACGTGAAACGGGACTACAGGTGTATAGCGTCATTTGAGGTCTTTCTGACTCGATGACTTTGAGAACAATCAATAGAGGAATGCTATGAATCAATGTATGACGATGAATTATTATTCATTGGTTACTAATGTTTCAAGTTTAACCGTGATATTGCGATCGTCATGTCAAAACTCGGGGATCAGCATCGGTGACACGCAATGACAATTGACAGCGGTTAGTGACCCAATCGTATCCACAAAGTCCGGCCAAGAGTCCTTTAGCCTTCTAAAATGTTAAGATCAGCAGGATACTTACAGGGTCTTCCAAGGGTACGATTTCACCGATAGAATTGTGTGATTTGGTTGAAACTTTTGTTAACGTTCAGGGTAAGGGCCTCGTGAGACTCGTCCCAATATCGCTCAACTTCATGAGGGGATTATCGTTGAATCACAATTTGAGAACTTTTTAAAGGTAAATAATTGACATACAAATTAGGCACTAGTAAAAGAAATGTTCACTTTGAATGGCCATTTATCTATACTAAGGCATTCCGAGGTGATGCTTTTGACGTCGCCTGGATACGTCGGTATGAAGTCGAGGAATATCTGTTAAGAGAAACAGTCTATCTGAGTGAACAATGACCTGAAGAGCGTTTGGCCATGTAAGACGCCTTGCCAACGAGCAATCAATGAGAAGGACAGTGGAGGGCATTGTTCTCTTGGCATACCATTATAAGAAGGGAACGCGCTGCATCAAAGAACTGCCGCGACGCCTTTGGTGAACAGGATCTATGTGAACGGGGTCTCGATTCTTATACCTCCGCCACTGCAGATGTAGGTCGCGGGTTCAAGTAGGCTGGCAAAGGATTTTGATGGTACGGCTGTGGGTCGTCCCAGATCAAGTGAACGCAATGTCTGCTGTATTATTTGACATCGGAGTTACAGACGTGGGAGGTCGTAGGAGAACTTTTGTCTTGTGTTAAATCTTTACAAGTCTGAGCTCCTTATTCCATCGTCTGCATAAGCTTCGTTTGCACCGTCGACACTTGTCACCTGAAGAAAGGAGATTTAGAGAGGTATAGTAACTGATAGGCTTGCGACAGACTCAAGCAAGTTAGTGTTGAGCGTTCGGGATAGGAAGGAATTGTTGCCACTCCACATTGCTGTTCGCATGTAACTAGCCATGGAAGCAATTGAACTCGACATGTGGCGTGATGGAGTCTACTTTTGACACCGGAATCGTTCCTGCTGCAGTAGTGACCGTTGAAAAATCCTTTCCAACGTTGGCGAGATTCGTTGAAAGTTTGCGTCATCTTGGGAGGGTGCAGACATAGCTTTCGGCTCCATTGGCTCACAATTGACAGATCCTTAAGTCTTTCGTGGAGTGAAATGGCGAGGGTAGCAAGTGTACGTCTTTGCTGCGTCAAAGCCGCTAGCAACGATCGCTCCTGTTGCGTTCTGGTGAATGTCGAACCCTTCGATGAGCTGTAACAGCATGAACCTGAAGCTCTCAGATGTTGAGGTTTTGCAACATTTAGATCATCCTCTTGTGTATCGAAACTAAGCTCGGAGTCTCCTTCAGCACTCGGGCCAACTTCACTTTCGGTGTTAACGGCAGGCCCAAAACGGAGTCCGCCGGAGTTGACCCCGATGAGCTGCTACTGTCATTGTCGGGGGTCTTGAGCCTTTTCTCGGCCTCTTCACCCAAGGAAGGTTGAGTGGTCTTGCACATGACGGCCGGGATCGATTGAGTCTTGCATACTAAGAGTTGTAGGTATCAATGGTGGTGGTATCTTGCCGTTCTGGAATTTAGTGCGTATGGGAGTAAGTAGAGATGAACCAGAGGTTGATATGTTGTCATCTCTATGAAAACAGAGCCAGTCATTGTATCACTTGTTGAAGGGATAGCTGGAAGATATCCCTTGAGTCAGGAGAAGGAGGGAAGGGTTCGGGTAGTGAAGGATAAGGAGTTAGACATATGCGAGGATGGGCATATCTTAAGCATGACTGCAATGATATTAAGGGCGAGAGGAGCTCCAAGACTTATGTAAGTAGGGATTGAGAATAAGGGAATCCAAGTATGTGAAGTTGCCGGGATGTTATGCCTTTCGAACTGGTCGTGGCCGCGAGGAGTAGAGTGAATAGATAGTTAGGCActtgagatggagatgaaagGGTGCAGAATATGTTACCTACCACTGCAGATGAGTTGCCTTATTTCGAGCTAACTGTCCAAATGTGCCATCTAGCAACGCATTCATTGCAAACACCGCGAATTTATACGTTAAAACCAGCCAGTCAGCCAGTTAGCCATGGGAACAGCCCAGCGACCTAGTTCCCCATTGGAAGCCTTGATAAACGCGTTGACACTGCCGAAATTCCTTAAGAACCTTTGAACAAGGCTCCTTTTGTATTGATTTGGCCCAGTTTTCATCTCAAGGTGTTCGTTTATCTTGACCACTGAAACGGAAGCCTCGGTCTTGTTCACTGCCGACCTTGATCACTTTGGACCTGAGCCTACGCCTTGACTCGTTTGAACTGGCACTGGCAGTAATATTATGGCCTCTATCTTCTGCTCTCATCGTACCAGTGGCATTGACGGTAAATACTCACTCTCCGCAACATCTGTTTACCTCAGTGACTGCACCTATTTCTACCTTCGTCTCGCATCCCTCTTCCCAACATCTCCTCCCACCTtcacttcttcctctctgcACTCAACATTAACAAGGCCCTTCAAGGCGGAACTTGAGATATCGCTACTTTGAAACTTCCTTTCCATACTGAAGAGGAACTCAGACAACGCTGTCCATCACACAACTCAACTCCGCGGTACCAAAGGTACCAGCACGTCAACGTAAGTGCTCATCTTCCGCCctgcttcatcaacatctatACTGACCGTGAAGCAATAGATGATGTCATCTTTCCCCTTTGGCGATCTCCCTAcggagttgaagaagaatgtGATCCTTAACGCCCTTCCTTCTGTCACCGCACCTCATCGATACTACCTATCAAACATTGCTCGTATCCATGAATACGTTGAAGAACAGACCCTCAAGGAAATACAGGACTCCGACCCAGTTATCGCTTCGTTGTCGAATCAGATCCGATgcctcaaggccatcaacCCCCAAGATGGGACTGCTATCATGTCTAGCGTCGGTGGTGTCGAGTTTCGCCTTGACCCGAAGCACGACACCTTCAAGGCCATGGAAATGCGCCTTCCTGCCGTTCATCCGTCTGCGTCCTGGAACCCTCAAGGGGTCAAGGGCTATCATAAATACGCCCTGCCTTTCCAGAACGTGCTTAACGTTGCTTATCGAACCTACCTTGCACGAGGTCAAGCACGTAAGTAGACACCATAACCTCCGATGAAGAGTACCTTATGCTAACAGACTTACAGCACCCCCCGACGACGGATTGACTATTGCAGGTCCATCAACTGCCCCCGCGGTAAAAGTCCCCCCCACCTATTACAATATACCCTTTGAGAAAGATCTTCCGATCTTTACCCGCCTCCCAAAGGCCAAAAATCTGTCTCTGATCGTCGAGTATGCCGGTCGTGAATGGCATATTAACGGCTTCCAGATGAATGGGCCTGACGTTGTCGGTCGACGATACGTTCTGAACCGCTGGGGTCTTATTCGCTCTGGGGACCATTCTTATGTAGCCGAAGAATACTTTCGCTCCCGCCGCATTCCTGCCGACACCGGCATCGCATGGAACTTGCCCGGCAGAGACCGGCTCAGCGATCCCGAGGACCTCGAGGGCGTCCCAGTCCCGATCTCTCGCTACGGCATACCCAACATTGGCTTCAACGCCTATAGTCGAGGCAACATCTCCCTTGGCGGAAACTGGGCGGGATTTCGGTTCTGGGTCGACAACAACAAGGTTGAGTTCAGCCCACTGTGCTGGCAAGAGGTCGAGCCGCTGATTGGCGAGTACTATGGCCTCGACGAGCGTGGCTACAACACCTTCACCCCCGGACTCGTCGCCAGAGTTTGGGTTATCCGCTCGGAACAGGATCTTGAACCAACTGAGAAACCTCACCACCACTGGATTAAGGTTAGAGAGCCTGAGTTTGGCGATCCGGAGTGGGTTGAGCAGATCGCAGCGACATGGAAGATGACCCGCCAAATGCTCTCTCATGTTCGTGGCAGTGCcattgaggaggatgaggagagaAACGTCGCCGCGGATAACTACTGTTTCCAAATGGAGCcgtgatgatgttgatggagTACCAGGAATGCAAGCTGCGGGAAACTAGTCCAGGTTCAGTGTTGCACAGAGAAAGTAGACTTGGGAACAGGCATGGATGAGTAGATCTTGAGGTGGACTCTTCCAGGACATCAAGCGTGAGAAAATGTAGCTTTGATAGAGAAGATAGTGAAGACCCAACAGCCTTGTAACTCAGCCGTATATTGCCAACCAAGCATACTTGAAATCAGCTCGTGTTGGGCCGTAGTAAGAAGCATACCCTGCTTAATAACGGGGATTATTATTCTTCCTCGTATTCCGGCGATTACTAGATACGGCTACCTTTAGCAGTAGTCCGACTCAACTGATTTTCTTTACATCTCTATCTATTTCATACCTACAAACAGTTGGTCGAGTAGCTCCGATGGTCGTCTGCGTTGCTCGATTGCACGATTCTAGGTTCTTGACGAGTTCTCGTTGAAGACCAAGAAAGCTTCTCCAATTCCGGACAAGAAGTCTTGGCTTTGCTGGCTCAACGAGTAATatccttgatatcagcaCAGCCTTGAATCCTTCATGCAGGATAGTGGCACGGCATCCCTGCAGCACTGTCTGCCTGATTTTCCAATATGAACGTACATAACAGCCAGTCAGCCCATTGTTTCAATTTCTTGCAAGCTCACCTGGATCATGCAAAGTAAGTAGGACTTGCACGACTTCTGTCGAATTCAGCGAAAATGACCGAAACCTTCATCACAACCTTTCCAACTACTCCAAGTCCGACATGGACTTTACCGCGCTTTACACCGCCGCCAGAATGTCTTGACACGAACAGCATATGGAATATGGAGACGGATTGTTATTCTGGCACGGCGCAAGGGCTTTACAGAACGACACGGACGTGTAACTACCTCTGGTTGGGGTATACTGATTATCCTCATACTACCGGAGGACCTGGTCTCGGATTGAATGGCTTCTGTGGTCCAGGCTGGAGACATCCAGCAACGGAGTGTCCTGTTGGATATACGCCTGCTCATACTGTTGACTACACGCCTGATGCAACCACTTCGCGGGAGATATTGTGTTGTCTAACGTTGGTAGACCTTCGTAGTCGTTTCTGGGAGGGAGACTGATTGATTGATAGAGGATATGACTTCGAATGGAGTAGGCCGACCCTGACAGATCAAAGCGGCAGTTCAGCAACACCTTACGATAAATTCTGTATCGCTTCCAATCTCAAACCATCAGGCACTTCACCTTTGACTCTAACAGCCTTCGATCTCTCTTCCGCAAGCTCTCTACAAACAGACATCCGAGTCTCAACGACGATAAAATTCGATCCAGAGAAAGACCTTCTCCTAGCATCAGCCGTCACCATATCATATCAGATCAACTCAGGTGGAACCACGTGCGTTCCTGACTGTGATGATCCGTATACAGGTGGTCCTTGGCCACGGCCTGCACAAACAGTTACTCCAGCTCCCGAGTCATCAAGAAGCGATTCCGGTTTAGTAGGATTAGAGAAACTTGTCTGGGTAGGAATTTCGTTTGGGATTGTGGTCGGGTTGGGGATTATAGCTTGTATTGGATGTCGTATACATCGTAGtaggaagaggaagagaatggGTGCCACGTCGGAAGCTCAAGGGCATGAAGGAGAAGTACAGGATCAAGATGCGATAGCCATGGAAGTACCGAAAGGGAAGAAGGTAgattaatatcttaattttAATAGTAATTGAGTAATTTGGTGACGGCAGGTTTGCAAGTAATAATGCCAAAGTTATATACGGAGAGAATGAAATGTCAGAGAAGAAAGGATACTAAGAAACTTGTTCTGGATGCTCAAAGACTGATCTAGGTACTGCCTCCAATGAAACACCTCAACGAAGAACCTTGCCGATCCTACAAAGTCCAAGCGATACCATGCCCATCGCACCCCAGTCCATAGCACCCCAGTCCATAGCAAAACCACAAGTCTCATCAACTCTACTATCTCAAGCACGGAATCCCGAGAAGCCATTCAGAGCATTGGAACCCGTTGATGACGATTAGATTTGATGTCCTTCAGTATAATGTGGTGGCGCAGCCTCGTTGAAGATCGGGGCTGTGCTGACAATTTGATGGTGGACACGGTCAATTTTGACCGAAGGAGCAGGGTTGCAGTCAACTGTCATAGCTTCTGATTGGATGACTGGACTCACACGCTTTTTGCTATCACATTCGCTAAACCAGCTTGAGAGAGAATCTGTAAAGTTTGGCTTACTTTTGCATACCCTTTGCAGTGGCTATGCTACATGCGCCGTGAAGGAATGGTTGGTGACTAAGTAATGAAGATGTTCAGATCGCTGGCTGTTGAGATAATCGAGTTTTGAATCAGAAACATAATACGTTGCCATCCCGTCTCTTCGAAGACTGGTTTCACCTCTCAGAACAGAGAGTCCATTGCAAAATCTCATGACCCTTCTCAGATCTAATATTCTATtgcaagctcatcaacatggaaAACTACCCCCGTGAGACATACGGTCGTTCTTCGATCAATCCACGCAATTCATGCTCGCGAAATTCCTATGAAGAAAGTGACCGAGAGTCACTTTCCGAGCCTTTCAGCCCTACAGGCCTGCTCGGGGAACGATATGATCTGCTTAAACAGCAAATGGAGGCCAGATCACGAATAACCAATCCCAACGACAGTCCATTCACAAGAGGGCTTTTGGGATCTCTCGCTGAATTCGAGACTAGGGGCTACCGCCCTTCATACGACAGCACTAGAGCAGCAGGCGGATTGTCTAGATCAGCGTCAACGGCAAGCTCTTCGAATCGATACAGACCAAGACGAACACCGAGTGTCTCTTCCGTCCGAACAGACTCGATCTATTGCGCTCAGTCTGGTGTTACGCCGCCTCCTCTATTAGATATATCGTCGACGCTTCCCCAAAGGCAAGCGTCATGGCGAGACAGGAACTCGCAAGGTATCAGATCACCAACTGTTCAGCCACTGCTGAATTTACCTGAGACATCGAGCACCCAGTGGAACAGCTCTTATTCACCAGCGCTGGGTCGAAGCCATTCAGTTGCTGTTCGGTCTTCAAGTGGCTCTTGGGGCCCTTCGGGCAGCAGATCCGGCTCACATGTAACACCAGATCCCTCAGCTCTTAGTCGCCGAGTCTCTACAACTACTGCTCCAGCTCGACCTGAAACGTGGTATCAGGGTGATCGGGCTGAGCCGAAGCGTCGAGGGACGTTACGGAGCTGCTGAGTCCTATGCCAGCATTCTGTTGTTAGAGGGACAACAACAGTTTCACAATAACGTTAATTTGGAATGCGACTTATGAAAAGAAATTGTATTAATATGAATAAGTCTAATTGATCTTCATGCGCCATAGCAAATGCCATTTTCTCTTCCATTTGCGTCTGAACTTACCTTACCCCTTGTCCACCGCAAAGTAAAGGAATTCGGGAGCCACAAAACCACACAAAGGAGAGTATAAGGAAAAGGCCAGAAGAGACAAAACGGACTTGCCCACTAAGGATATCTGAATAGGGTAAAAGGACATGATTCGGTCAAGGGGAGGAAACCGATGATACTGCTGATGGAGTCGTCTCGACAATAGGAAATGCGCTTGCGTTTGCGGGAACCATCTTCAGATGCTTCGCTTTCACTTACTCCGAGATCCAGAAAAAATCATAAGTAAACGATTACTTCATACCATCATGATTTGCACACCATGAGGTCTCGAAACCTTTAGTCCTCGTGATGGTAATGGTGCGTAAACCACTTCTTCAGGCGGTGAGCCACCCTTCCAAAAAGCCTATGCGACTTATTTCCCGGTTCTTCTTCGTCAGAGGACGTGTCTTCTTCAGATGATTCATAGTCAAAGTTTGTTGCGTCTTGCTTTAGCCATTCGATAAGGCGCTCGTTGACCTCGTCGAGGAAATCGGAAGACATTGCCTGTGGGTTATTTCTCGAAGGCGTTGGGCATTCTTCAGAAGGGCGAGGCATTGTCGCTCGTCTGACTTTGTCAAACTTTAATCAATGCCTGTTGGCTTGGGCGTcgagttgagttgagttgagtcgAGCTGGGTTGGGTTAGGTCGGATCGAGGTGGTTCATAATCGAAACGTGGGAATAAAGAGACAAGTTACCGTCTTTATCTCCACCAGACATGAATGTTAGTTATAGCAATTCTAGTCAGCTGTTTAGTTGTAAGCTGCAAAACACTGGAATTTGTGTGAAGTTTTGTTCTTTGTCTAAATCAGCTTGTTCAAGACTTTGATAGCTTTTGTTCAGTGAAGCTGAGAGTTCAAGGGGTGTGTTCCATTGAGGTCGCAGGATTTCAGCCTCAAACCTCAGATACAGGCCTAAGATGAATTTGCCAGTGAAAGTGGCCACTCGGATACAGACGTACGGATGTATATGGTGCCCCCGTTACTGTTAGCAGTTTCCAGCTTCATCGGCGTATTGACCAACTAGATAAGGTTGAAATCGACATTAGCTCTCGGCCGTTGACGGCGCGCTGCAAAATGTCGCATTTTCAAACGACGGAGACACTTGAAAGTGAGAGAAACTGTAGTTATTTGTCAAGAGTATTTATTGTTGAGAACTGATCGGATGTTCCTTGTCTTCGTCGAATTCGTTGCTATCGTTTCCGAAATAAGAAATGATAACGCCGAATTCGGATTGAAAGAGAACTTGCTAGGGACCGTTAGCGAGTCAGATCCGCTAAACGAAACTGGATATGGTCCTTGATGGATCCCGTTACACAACGGTGACCGTGCAGGTCTTCGTTTCACCACTATAGGGGCACCGCTGCCTCGGAACCGAAGGCAACTACACTGCATGAGAACATTATCAATGGAGGACTGCTTCTGTATAGTGAATCTTGGTACCGTCGGTGTCGGAAGTGAAATAGATACCCTTTTAATCAAACCTCGCCGTCAATATCGCTAGAGCAAATTCAGGGTATGCAAGACTGACCTTAATTTCAACGGTGGAGGTCGGAACACTCGGATCTCCCCTGTTACCTTTCTCTCACAGCTATTAAGGCGAAAGTCTTTTGACCAAAGCCatttatatatttcttcAAAGTTGGCTTTGATGTCAATTATCTAGATGGTCTCGGCGACCGAGAATTTGCTGGCTTCGGCAGCAGTGCGGTTATTAGTCGACTGGCAGTGTATGACAGTGCGTCGAGGTTATCACTCTTCAAGTTGAAAGTGAAACCAACATTCTTTTCACGGTCAGCAGAGTAACTCTAGTTAATGCAATAACGGGAATACATCATCTGATGTTTTGTTTTGGCTGGAGCCTGGCTGAGGGCTGACGTGCCTTAACTCGCAGAGTCACTCCGATCTGGACTCTGGTCTCATGCACGCATCTTTGCCAAAGCCCCATATGAAGGTAAGTGAAAGGatacttataatagcttttcCCAATAACAGGATGTAGTCCACGACCGAGACTTCCGGATTCGGCATCAGCGTTGAAGAAATTCGATGCAAGCTAGACAAGGAGATGTGTGAGGCC
This DNA window, taken from Fusarium oxysporum f. sp. lycopersici 4287 chromosome 7, whole genome shotgun sequence, encodes the following:
- a CDS encoding thioredoxin 1 encodes the protein MRKRRQRENKDINTSQPQQRQDYSHQLPKLNRLSSHRISKLSSKTLPISVDQYQQKNKMVHHITSNDELQKLLSSTTYVAVDFFADWCPPCKAIAPVYEQLATKHSVDNVLAFAKVNVDHVQDAARQYGITAMPTFLFFKEGKQVAVNGQVEIKGADPRTLGAAAEKLGGLAQKRVSGA